Within the Planctomycetota bacterium genome, the region TTGCCCAGGAACAATTGGCGCTGGTTTTAAAGAACTTTAAGCCGAATGTTCATTTTAATATTATCCTGATGTCAACGGAAGCTTTGCGGCTTAATAAAAGGCAGTCTTTTCAGAATATTGTCCCGGCTACGGACCAAAACAAGCAAAAGGCTCTGGATTTTGTTTCGGATTCCTGGAAAATACTGGAAGATATTAAGCGCGGCCGCGGTGATATGTATAATACCATTATTGAGGCGTTTAAGGAAAAAGATATTGATACCGTATTCCTTCTTTCCGACGGCAAGCCGACTTACGGTGAATTTATCGAGCCGGACAATATCCTGAAAAACCTGTCCGAACTGAACCGTTATCGCAAGGTTGTGATACATACTATTCAGACCGGCAGCAAAGGCGCTGGCGCTAAATTGATGAAGAATATCGCGGAATTAACCAACGGCGTGTATGTAGATAAATAACCTGGTTAAACCAGCGCCTTAAGATGAGCTTCGATGCATAAAGGAATGCCGTCAAGGCTGTATCCGCCTTCAAGAGCCGAAACAATCCGTCCCTTGCATAACTTATCCGCCATTGTTCTTGTCATCTCGGTTAGCTTGAAGTAATCTTCCACCTCTAATCCCAGTCCTCCTAAAGGGTCGTCTTTGTAGGTATCGAATCCGGCGGAAATGAGGATGAACTCTGCTTTGAATGACTCCGCGGTTTTTAGGGCTTTCTCAAAACTGCTGAAGAAATCTTTGCGGCTGGCGGAGTAATCAAGCGGGAAATTTACGGTGAATCCTTTGCCGCCATTACTTCCACTTTCATCCTCATGGCCGGTGCCCGGATAATACGGATACCTGTGGAGAGAAATATAAAGGACACTGCTATCATCATAAAAAGCTTCCTGCGTGCCATTGCCGTGATGCAGATCCCAATCTATGATAGCCACTTTTTTAATCTTATGCTTTTTCTGGAGGTATCGCGCGCCAATAGCCACATTATTAAAGAGGCAGAAGCCCATCCCGTGGTTCGGCCGGGCATGGTGTCCGGGAGGTCGCACCAGGCAAAAGGCATTGCCTGATTCCATTACTTTATCAATGGCTGAAAGCACCCCCCCGGCTGCATAGAGCGCCGCTTCATAAGACCCTTGCGAAAGCACCGTATCCGCATCGAGATATCCGCCGCCTTTTACGGCTACTTCCTCAACTGATTTTATGTAGTTTGGTGAATGAATATAAGCGATTTCCTCAAAAGTTGCCGCTCGCGGTTTTAGCCAGGTGAGCTTCTTGTTGATAGAGGATTGTTTTAGGTGCTGAACGGTATTTATGAGTCTTTTGGAATTCTCCGGATGCATACCGGTATTGTGCTCGAGGTAGATATCGTCATAGACTAAAAACGTTGCCATAACTTTAAATTTAATTATAATAAATGCAACTTGCAATCTCAAGAATATAAAGGAATAATTATGAAACAGCCGGTTTATCTGGATTATAATGCGACTACTCCGCATCACCCGGAAGTGATTAAAGCAATGAAGCCGTATCTGGAAAAGCATTTTGGTAATCCTTCCAGCTCGTATGTTTACGGCATTCAAACGAAAAATGCCGTGGAAAATTCCCGTCTTCAGGTTGCTGCCCTATTAGGATGCTCGGCGCCGGAGATTACCTTTACCAGCGGAGGAACGGAATCTAATAATTATGCCATCAAAGGCATTGCCTTTTCAAAGCGGCATAAAGGGAATCATATCATTACTTCACAGATAGAGCATCCCGCGGTTATCGAGGTGTGCCGGTACCTGGGAAAGCAGGGATTTAAGGTGACTTACCTTCCTGTGGATGAATTCGGGATGGTTAGAGTTAATGATGTGGCCGACGCTATTACCAGGGAGACTATTCTTATCACCATCATGCATTCAAATAACGAAGTCGGGACCATCCAGCCGATTAAGGAAATAGCAAAGCTTGCCGGAAAGCGCGGGATTGTCATGCACACGGATGCCGCGCAGTCCATGGGTAAAATTCCCGTAAATGTCAACGATTTAGGAGTTGATTTATTGTCGGTTGCCGGCCATAAACTATATGCCCCTAAAGGTGTCGGCGCTATTTATATAAAGGATGGCATCCAATTAGATAAGGTCATTCACGGCGCCGGACAGGAAAAAGGGAAACGCCCGGGAACGGAAAACGTCCTGGAAATAGTCGGATTAGGAAAGGCATGCGAAATCGCTAAACGGGATTTAACGAAAAGCACGGAACATCTTAAAACCATGAGGGATAAATTATATGACGCTTTAAAGAGATATATTGATGATATCAGGCTTAATGGCCATCATGAAAAACGGTTACCCAATACACTCAATATCAGTTTCCGAGATGTTCTTGCCGGAGATTTGATTAACGAGATAAAGGACAAATTGGCGGTTTCTGCTGGTGCCGCCTGCCATTCCGACCATTTTGAAATATCCACGGTTCTTAAAGCCATGAATATCCCCATTGAATGGGCAAAAGGCACTATCCGTTTTTCAACCGGCAAGATGACTAAAGAAACAGAAATAAATAAAGCGGCTAAAACTGTAGCTGAAGCCGTAACGCTTTTGAGGAAGCAAGGTTAATGTATTGTCCTGTTTGCACGTATCCGAATCCGCCCACAACGCCGAAATGCGGCAAATGTAAAAGCTCTCTTCGAACTCCTGAAGAGGCGGAAGAACAGCAGAA harbors:
- a CDS encoding histone deacetylase; the encoded protein is MATFLVYDDIYLEHNTGMHPENSKRLINTVQHLKQSSINKKLTWLKPRAATFEEIAYIHSPNYIKSVEEVAVKGGGYLDADTVLSQGSYEAALYAAGGVLSAIDKVMESGNAFCLVRPPGHHARPNHGMGFCLFNNVAIGARYLQKKHKIKKVAIIDWDLHHGNGTQEAFYDDSSVLYISLHRYPYYPGTGHEDESGSNGGKGFTVNFPLDYSASRKDFFSSFEKALKTAESFKAEFILISAGFDTYKDDPLGGLGLEVEDYFKLTEMTRTMADKLCKGRIVSALEGGYSLDGIPLCIEAHLKALV
- a CDS encoding cysteine desulfurase codes for the protein MKQPVYLDYNATTPHHPEVIKAMKPYLEKHFGNPSSSYVYGIQTKNAVENSRLQVAALLGCSAPEITFTSGGTESNNYAIKGIAFSKRHKGNHIITSQIEHPAVIEVCRYLGKQGFKVTYLPVDEFGMVRVNDVADAITRETILITIMHSNNEVGTIQPIKEIAKLAGKRGIVMHTDAAQSMGKIPVNVNDLGVDLLSVAGHKLYAPKGVGAIYIKDGIQLDKVIHGAGQEKGKRPGTENVLEIVGLGKACEIAKRDLTKSTEHLKTMRDKLYDALKRYIDDIRLNGHHEKRLPNTLNISFRDVLAGDLINEIKDKLAVSAGAACHSDHFEISTVLKAMNIPIEWAKGTIRFSTGKMTKETEINKAAKTVAEAVTLLRKQG